The following are from one region of the Heliangelus exortis chromosome 2, bHelExo1.hap1, whole genome shotgun sequence genome:
- the LOC139793031 gene encoding protein-glutamine gamma-glutamyltransferase 5-like isoform X2, with the protein MGRCLDQTCWSASYKIHQPKCISISVFPPSNACIGRYILNMQITSCGHTYQRCLGDFYVLFNPWCADDPVYMDNQAHREEYVLNEHGILYEGVHKHITSRPWHFGQFEDGILDICLKILDMGASYHHGSDRDHCWRNDPVHVSMVVNHMISSHTTNSIMKIPENNDYLKGTKPFSWNGSVPILQQWYNGRCRPVRYGYCGSLASVMCTVMRCLGIPSRVVTNFCFPCSTENPLGVNEIFDCTGKNLCGKDKLWRYHCWNESWMARRDLNQCCGDWQCLDPTPLETGRGSACSGPTWVRSIREGELDLDYDGHHMFSRVNSNYVGWLSQNNAKKTKFFCDAWPCGQHLITKSVGSEQFEDITGAYKYELGSVKNKEAYYRAYRRIHPGYCNASNCHIDRELSSLKNPFLSDSGINMRLKMANCPMYGEDVQLHWLLENLRNENKNLKFNLCAQIITYSGCPMDQFWKDSVNITLGPREVKKIPLCISYSQYGPYLCDHNIMKVVAVSDPECGEALMVSRDIVINRPPVIVKLLSQPRLKVPCTAEISFCNPLQEDMKNCVMTLEGCGLFKEPMTIDLGTLAANQQARTIVEFTPYRLGSHRLLANFGCHKFAYCKGCAKAEVCSPVGQNGTLPVSQNGSLPVCENGSVPMNNSGPVPVTDPGLNSMCEYICIPVCNPNCSAGGQPVYDFVYLPAGHPLCNSICNQGFNPSGNAGFELGCDPGFRVICETVPPATCAPMPPSMYGSMPAPTSNPVCPPMPHVVFETGPATAHQPGGGVGQMPYSVSVPANNAVSALLTHFMAGSSPTAATQAVPTHMTALPTQPVCSPVVHTIGSPMPPAPIAVPAASISHIVCGSAPSPAAQPLSAPVAHGVCSTDPCPAPSPASRPATRSNTPAGLQTGSSPAAHGLCSPAPRPVGPPAAHSLCSPSPRPVGPPATHSLCSPATTSLGATGARPSSLPPACPEDSSAACPPCLPTPQPLSATTARSLCASSSRPVSRLVATVGSRSVCGPQWGPSSDTTARSGSHSMWTPASRSAWSLAGRSGYSSVTRNAYGTVTRPPYSSLSRSSYNTLSRSSYTTLPRSTSPSAYATLPRSGSRPTSSTVPQVGSRRPWSPSRSTFSYFKRKYL; encoded by the exons ATGGGCAGATGTCTAGATCAAACCTGCTGGAGTGCTTCTTACAAAATTCATCAGCCAAAATGCATCAGTATCAGCGTGTTTCCACCCTCCAACGCCTGCATTGGCCGTTACATTCTCAATATGCAAATCACATCTTGCGGTCACACATATCAGCGGTGTCTTGGagatttttatgttctttttaaCCCTTGGTGTGCAG ATGACCCTGTCTATATGGACAATCAGGCCCATAGAGAAGAATATGTTCTGAATGAACATGGGATACTGTATGAAGGAGTTCACAAGCATATTACCTCTCGACCATGGCACTTTggacag TTTGAAGATGGGATTCTGGATATCTGCTTGAAGATCCTAGACATGGGTGCAAGTTACCATCATGGCTCTGATCGTGACCATTGTTGGCGCAATGATCCTGTGCATGTCAGCATGGTTGTAAATCACATG ATAAGCAGCCATACAACTAACAGTATAATGAAGATTCCAGAAAACAATGATTACctgaaaggaacaaaaccaTTTTCCTGGAATGGAAGCGTCCCTATTCTTCAGCAGTGGTACAATGGTAGATGCAGGCCGGTCAGATATGGTTACTGTGGGTCTCTTGCTTCAGTCATGTGCACAG TGATGAGGTGTTTGGGAATTCCAAGCCGTGTTGTcacaaatttctgttttccatgctCAACTGAGAATCCTCTGGGTGTCAATGAGATTTTTGACTGTACTGGAAAAAACCTGTGTGGTAAAGACAAGCTatg GCGATATCACTGCTGGAATGAATCTTGGATGGCTCGCAGAGACCTAAACCAATGCTGTGGTGATTGGCAGTGTCTGGATCCGACACCTTTGGAAACAGGCAGAG GTTCAGCTTGCAGCGGTCCTACATGGGTTCGAAGCATCAGAGAGGGGGAACTGGACTTGGACTATGATGGTCATCATATGTTTTCTCGAGTTAATTCAAACTATGTTGGCTGGCTTTCCCAAAACAAtgccaagaaaacaaaatttttctgTGATGCTTGGCCATGTGGACAACATCTAATCACCAAGAGTGTTGGCAGTGAGCAATTTGAAGATATCACCGGGGCTTACAAGTATGAACTAG GttctgtgaaaaacaaagaagcCTATTACCGGGCTTACAGAAGAATTCACCCAGGATACTGCAATGCTTCCAACTGTCATATTGATAGAGAGTTATCATCTCTGAAAAACCCATTTTTGAGTGACTCTGGTATTAACATGAGGTTAAAGATGGCTAACTGCCCAATGTATGGAGAAGATGTCCAACTGCACTGGCTGCTTGAAAATTTGcgcaatgaaaataaaaacctgaagTTTAATTTGTGTGCACAAATAATAACATACAGTGGTTGTCCAATGGATCAATTTTGGAAAGACAGTGTGAATATCACATTGGGCCCAAGGGAAG tgaaaaaaattccactgtGCATCTCATATAGCCAATATGGACCTTACCTCTGTGATCACAACATTATGAAAGTAGTTGCTGTGTCAGACCCAGAGTGTGGAGAAGCTCTGATGGTGAGCAGGGATATCGTGATCAACAGGCCACCTGTTATTGTAAAG CTActgagccagcccaggctgAAAGTACCATGTACTGCAGAGATCTCCTTCTGCAATCCTCTCCAGGAAGATATGAAGAACTGTGTCATGACGTTAGAAGGCTGTGGCTTATTCAAAGAGCCAATGACTATTGA cttAGGAACACTGGCAGCCAACCAACAGGCACGGACCATTGTTGAGTTCACACCTTACAGGCTTGGCAGCCACCGGCTCCTGGCCAACTTTGGATGCCACAAGTTTGCCTATTGCAAGGGGTGTGCCAAGGCTGAAGTATGTAGTCCTGTGGGCCAGAATGGCACCCTGCCCGTCAGCCAGAATGGGTCACTCCCAGTGTGTGAGAATGGCTCCGTCCCCATGAACAACTCTGGGCCTGTCCCTGTGACAGATCCTGGGTTAAACTCCATGTGTGAATATATATGTATCCCAGTCTGCAACCCGAACTGCAGTGCAGGAGGCCAGCCTGTGTACGACTTCGTGTACCTCCCTGCAGGCCACCCCTTATGCAACTCCATCTGCAACCAAGGCTTCAATCCAAGCGGCAATGCCGGTTTCGAACTGGGATGTGATCCTGGCTTCCGTGTCATATGTGAGACCGTGCCTCCTGCTACCTGTGCCCCAATGCCTCCATCCATGTATGGCTCCATGCCCGCCCCAACCTCCAACCCTGTGTGCCCCCCTATGCCTCACGTGGTGTTTGAGACAGGTCCCGCTACTGCACACCAGCCTGGAGGTGGAGTTGGGCAGATGCCCTACTCTGTCTCTGTCCCCGCAAATAACGCGGTGAGTGCTCTGCTGACCCACTTCATGGCTGGCTCCAGTCCCACTGCGGCAACTCAAGCAGTCCCTACCCATATGACTGCTCTTCCGACCCAGCCTGTCTGCTCTCCAGTAGTCCACACCATTGGCAGTCCCATGCCTCCGGCTCCCATCGCAGTGCCCGCTGCCTCCATCTCTCACATAGTCTGTGGCTCCGcaccctctcctgctgcccaaccCCTGAGTGCCCCAGTAGCCCATGGTGTGTGCTCCACAGACCCATGCCCGGCACCTTCCCCAGCTTCCCGCCCTGCCACCCGCAGTAACaccccagcagggctgcagacGGGGAGCTCCCCGGCAGCCCATGGCCTATGTTCCCCAGCCCCCCGCCCTGTAGGACCCCCAGCAGCACACTcactctgctctccatccccccGCCCGGTGGGACCCCCCGCCACCCACTCGCTCTGCTCCCCTGCCACTACCTCGCTGGGAGCCACGggggcccggccctccagctTGCCCCCCGCTTGCCCTGAGGACTCATCAGCAGCCTGCCCCCCATGCCTCCCAACCCCGCAGCCCTTGTCGGCCACCACAGCCCGCTCCCTCTGTGCCTCCAGCTCTCGCCCGGTCTCCCGGCTTGTGGCCACCGTGGGGTCTCGCTCGGTGTGCGGCCCGCAGTGGGGTCCCTCGTCCGACACCACCGCTCGCTCAGGCTCCCACTCAATGTGGACGCCTGCCTCCCGCTCAGCCTGGAGCCTTGCGGGCCGCTCAGGTTACTCCTCCGTGACCCGCAACGCCTATGGCACAGTCACACGGCCTCCGTACAGCTCATTGTCCCGCTCCTCCTACAACACTTTGTCCCGCTCTTCCTATACCACCCTACCCCGCTCAACCTCTCCCTCTGCCTATGCCACCCTGCCCCGCTCCGGGTCGCGCCCAACCAGCAGCACCGTACCCCAGGTTGGGTCCCGCAGGCCCTGGAGCCCCAGCAGGAGCACTTTCAGCTACTTCAAACGCAAATACCTGTAA
- the LOC139793031 gene encoding protein-glutamine gamma-glutamyltransferase 5-like isoform X1: MEVIELGEVDLNCPSNCQIHNTHFFGTDRQIIRRGQAFSFYASFQNREWDDSADQAVFSVETGLRPCESNETKCTFPMGRCLDQTCWSASYKIHQPKCISISVFPPSNACIGRYILNMQITSCGHTYQRCLGDFYVLFNPWCADDPVYMDNQAHREEYVLNEHGILYEGVHKHITSRPWHFGQFEDGILDICLKILDMGASYHHGSDRDHCWRNDPVHVSMVVNHMISSHTTNSIMKIPENNDYLKGTKPFSWNGSVPILQQWYNGRCRPVRYGYCGSLASVMCTVMRCLGIPSRVVTNFCFPCSTENPLGVNEIFDCTGKNLCGKDKLWRYHCWNESWMARRDLNQCCGDWQCLDPTPLETGRGSACSGPTWVRSIREGELDLDYDGHHMFSRVNSNYVGWLSQNNAKKTKFFCDAWPCGQHLITKSVGSEQFEDITGAYKYELGSVKNKEAYYRAYRRIHPGYCNASNCHIDRELSSLKNPFLSDSGINMRLKMANCPMYGEDVQLHWLLENLRNENKNLKFNLCAQIITYSGCPMDQFWKDSVNITLGPREVKKIPLCISYSQYGPYLCDHNIMKVVAVSDPECGEALMVSRDIVINRPPVIVKLLSQPRLKVPCTAEISFCNPLQEDMKNCVMTLEGCGLFKEPMTIDLGTLAANQQARTIVEFTPYRLGSHRLLANFGCHKFAYCKGCAKAEVCSPVGQNGTLPVSQNGSLPVCENGSVPMNNSGPVPVTDPGLNSMCEYICIPVCNPNCSAGGQPVYDFVYLPAGHPLCNSICNQGFNPSGNAGFELGCDPGFRVICETVPPATCAPMPPSMYGSMPAPTSNPVCPPMPHVVFETGPATAHQPGGGVGQMPYSVSVPANNAVSALLTHFMAGSSPTAATQAVPTHMTALPTQPVCSPVVHTIGSPMPPAPIAVPAASISHIVCGSAPSPAAQPLSAPVAHGVCSTDPCPAPSPASRPATRSNTPAGLQTGSSPAAHGLCSPAPRPVGPPAAHSLCSPSPRPVGPPATHSLCSPATTSLGATGARPSSLPPACPEDSSAACPPCLPTPQPLSATTARSLCASSSRPVSRLVATVGSRSVCGPQWGPSSDTTARSGSHSMWTPASRSAWSLAGRSGYSSVTRNAYGTVTRPPYSSLSRSSYNTLSRSSYTTLPRSTSPSAYATLPRSGSRPTSSTVPQVGSRRPWSPSRSTFSYFKRKYL; the protein is encoded by the exons ATGGAAG TCATTGAACTGGGAGAAGTCGACTTGAACTGTCCTTCCAACTGCCAGATTCACAATACCCATTTCTTCGGAACCGACAGACAGATAATAAGGAGAGGGCAAGCCTTCAGCTTTTATGCCTCCTTCCAAAATCGGGAATGGGATGACTCCGCGGACCAGGCTGTTTTCAGTGTGGAGACAG gCCTCAGACCCTGTGAATCAAATGAGACAAAATGTACCTTCCCAATGGGCAGATGTCTAGATCAAACCTGCTGGAGTGCTTCTTACAAAATTCATCAGCCAAAATGCATCAGTATCAGCGTGTTTCCACCCTCCAACGCCTGCATTGGCCGTTACATTCTCAATATGCAAATCACATCTTGCGGTCACACATATCAGCGGTGTCTTGGagatttttatgttctttttaaCCCTTGGTGTGCAG ATGACCCTGTCTATATGGACAATCAGGCCCATAGAGAAGAATATGTTCTGAATGAACATGGGATACTGTATGAAGGAGTTCACAAGCATATTACCTCTCGACCATGGCACTTTggacag TTTGAAGATGGGATTCTGGATATCTGCTTGAAGATCCTAGACATGGGTGCAAGTTACCATCATGGCTCTGATCGTGACCATTGTTGGCGCAATGATCCTGTGCATGTCAGCATGGTTGTAAATCACATG ATAAGCAGCCATACAACTAACAGTATAATGAAGATTCCAGAAAACAATGATTACctgaaaggaacaaaaccaTTTTCCTGGAATGGAAGCGTCCCTATTCTTCAGCAGTGGTACAATGGTAGATGCAGGCCGGTCAGATATGGTTACTGTGGGTCTCTTGCTTCAGTCATGTGCACAG TGATGAGGTGTTTGGGAATTCCAAGCCGTGTTGTcacaaatttctgttttccatgctCAACTGAGAATCCTCTGGGTGTCAATGAGATTTTTGACTGTACTGGAAAAAACCTGTGTGGTAAAGACAAGCTatg GCGATATCACTGCTGGAATGAATCTTGGATGGCTCGCAGAGACCTAAACCAATGCTGTGGTGATTGGCAGTGTCTGGATCCGACACCTTTGGAAACAGGCAGAG GTTCAGCTTGCAGCGGTCCTACATGGGTTCGAAGCATCAGAGAGGGGGAACTGGACTTGGACTATGATGGTCATCATATGTTTTCTCGAGTTAATTCAAACTATGTTGGCTGGCTTTCCCAAAACAAtgccaagaaaacaaaatttttctgTGATGCTTGGCCATGTGGACAACATCTAATCACCAAGAGTGTTGGCAGTGAGCAATTTGAAGATATCACCGGGGCTTACAAGTATGAACTAG GttctgtgaaaaacaaagaagcCTATTACCGGGCTTACAGAAGAATTCACCCAGGATACTGCAATGCTTCCAACTGTCATATTGATAGAGAGTTATCATCTCTGAAAAACCCATTTTTGAGTGACTCTGGTATTAACATGAGGTTAAAGATGGCTAACTGCCCAATGTATGGAGAAGATGTCCAACTGCACTGGCTGCTTGAAAATTTGcgcaatgaaaataaaaacctgaagTTTAATTTGTGTGCACAAATAATAACATACAGTGGTTGTCCAATGGATCAATTTTGGAAAGACAGTGTGAATATCACATTGGGCCCAAGGGAAG tgaaaaaaattccactgtGCATCTCATATAGCCAATATGGACCTTACCTCTGTGATCACAACATTATGAAAGTAGTTGCTGTGTCAGACCCAGAGTGTGGAGAAGCTCTGATGGTGAGCAGGGATATCGTGATCAACAGGCCACCTGTTATTGTAAAG CTActgagccagcccaggctgAAAGTACCATGTACTGCAGAGATCTCCTTCTGCAATCCTCTCCAGGAAGATATGAAGAACTGTGTCATGACGTTAGAAGGCTGTGGCTTATTCAAAGAGCCAATGACTATTGA cttAGGAACACTGGCAGCCAACCAACAGGCACGGACCATTGTTGAGTTCACACCTTACAGGCTTGGCAGCCACCGGCTCCTGGCCAACTTTGGATGCCACAAGTTTGCCTATTGCAAGGGGTGTGCCAAGGCTGAAGTATGTAGTCCTGTGGGCCAGAATGGCACCCTGCCCGTCAGCCAGAATGGGTCACTCCCAGTGTGTGAGAATGGCTCCGTCCCCATGAACAACTCTGGGCCTGTCCCTGTGACAGATCCTGGGTTAAACTCCATGTGTGAATATATATGTATCCCAGTCTGCAACCCGAACTGCAGTGCAGGAGGCCAGCCTGTGTACGACTTCGTGTACCTCCCTGCAGGCCACCCCTTATGCAACTCCATCTGCAACCAAGGCTTCAATCCAAGCGGCAATGCCGGTTTCGAACTGGGATGTGATCCTGGCTTCCGTGTCATATGTGAGACCGTGCCTCCTGCTACCTGTGCCCCAATGCCTCCATCCATGTATGGCTCCATGCCCGCCCCAACCTCCAACCCTGTGTGCCCCCCTATGCCTCACGTGGTGTTTGAGACAGGTCCCGCTACTGCACACCAGCCTGGAGGTGGAGTTGGGCAGATGCCCTACTCTGTCTCTGTCCCCGCAAATAACGCGGTGAGTGCTCTGCTGACCCACTTCATGGCTGGCTCCAGTCCCACTGCGGCAACTCAAGCAGTCCCTACCCATATGACTGCTCTTCCGACCCAGCCTGTCTGCTCTCCAGTAGTCCACACCATTGGCAGTCCCATGCCTCCGGCTCCCATCGCAGTGCCCGCTGCCTCCATCTCTCACATAGTCTGTGGCTCCGcaccctctcctgctgcccaaccCCTGAGTGCCCCAGTAGCCCATGGTGTGTGCTCCACAGACCCATGCCCGGCACCTTCCCCAGCTTCCCGCCCTGCCACCCGCAGTAACaccccagcagggctgcagacGGGGAGCTCCCCGGCAGCCCATGGCCTATGTTCCCCAGCCCCCCGCCCTGTAGGACCCCCAGCAGCACACTcactctgctctccatccccccGCCCGGTGGGACCCCCCGCCACCCACTCGCTCTGCTCCCCTGCCACTACCTCGCTGGGAGCCACGggggcccggccctccagctTGCCCCCCGCTTGCCCTGAGGACTCATCAGCAGCCTGCCCCCCATGCCTCCCAACCCCGCAGCCCTTGTCGGCCACCACAGCCCGCTCCCTCTGTGCCTCCAGCTCTCGCCCGGTCTCCCGGCTTGTGGCCACCGTGGGGTCTCGCTCGGTGTGCGGCCCGCAGTGGGGTCCCTCGTCCGACACCACCGCTCGCTCAGGCTCCCACTCAATGTGGACGCCTGCCTCCCGCTCAGCCTGGAGCCTTGCGGGCCGCTCAGGTTACTCCTCCGTGACCCGCAACGCCTATGGCACAGTCACACGGCCTCCGTACAGCTCATTGTCCCGCTCCTCCTACAACACTTTGTCCCGCTCTTCCTATACCACCCTACCCCGCTCAACCTCTCCCTCTGCCTATGCCACCCTGCCCCGCTCCGGGTCGCGCCCAACCAGCAGCACCGTACCCCAGGTTGGGTCCCGCAGGCCCTGGAGCCCCAGCAGGAGCACTTTCAGCTACTTCAAACGCAAATACCTGTAA